A region of Panicum virgatum strain AP13 chromosome 8N, P.virgatum_v5, whole genome shotgun sequence DNA encodes the following proteins:
- the LOC120686122 gene encoding putative NAC domain-containing protein 61 codes for MLLQRAMESSRGGSDDHDPVLPPGYRFYPTEEELLGFYLRHRLAGTRPQVELFIPVVDIYNHHPSELRAMAGAANVGDKEQWFFFCPRAERELSGRRPARTTPSGYWKATGSPSYVYSAPPASRAIGEKRTMVFYEGRAPTGAKTRWKMNEYKAVDGDDAPPPPPGAPAVRVRIRAACTRDLLINFVAHL; via the exons ATGCTATTGCAGAGAGCGATGGAAAGTAGTCGTGGTGGCAGTGATGATCATGATCCGGTGCTCCCGCCGGGGTACCGGTTCTACCCGACGGAGGAGGAGCTGCTGGGCTTctacctccgccaccgcctcgccggcACCAGGCCCCAGGTCGAGCTCTTCATCCCCGTCGTCGACATCTACAACCACCATCCCTCCGAGCTCCGGG cGATGGCCGGGGCCGCGAACGTGGGCGACAAGGAGCAGTGGTTCTTCTTCTGCCCGCGCGCGGAGCGGGAGCtgagcggccggcggccggcgcgcaccACGCCGTCGGGGTACTGGAAGGCCACGGGGTCGCCGTCCTACGTCtactccgcgccgccggccagccgcgCCATCGGGGAGAAGCGGACCATGGTCTTCTACGAGGGCCGCGCGCCCACGGGCGCCAAGACCCGCTGGAAGATGAACGAGTACAAGGccgtcgacggcgacgacgcgccgccgccgccgccgggggcacCCGCCGTCAGGGTACGTATACGTGCTGCATGTACGCGCGATTTGTTGATTAATTTTGTTGCTCATTtatga